One part of the Desulfuromonas acetoxidans DSM 684 genome encodes these proteins:
- the lpxD gene encoding UDP-3-O-(3-hydroxymyristoyl)glucosamine N-acyltransferase yields the protein MMATLKELAALIDGDIIGDDSVEITRLAPIDGAGPGDITFIANPKYLPFVSKTAASAILVDRPLDREDIAYLVCKNPYLAFAKVLTHLNVQRPEPLGVLPGAQVAPSAVLGKGITVYPGAVIGEGVQIGDGSILYPNVVVYDQVKIGCDCQIHAGSVVREGCVVGDRVIVQPNAVIGSDGFGFAPDGEVYYKIPQVGIVVIEDDVEIGAGSCIDRAAMGVTRIGEGCKLDNMVQVAHNVTVGPHTVMASQSGIAGSAKVGRHCTFGGQSAITGHITVGDNVTLGGRGGIAGNIDGNQVVSGIPAIPHKEWLKSSMVFPKLPQMKKEITALKRQLEALQAKIEKE from the coding sequence CTGATGGCGACATTAAAAGAGCTGGCGGCACTGATTGATGGTGACATCATCGGTGACGACAGTGTAGAGATCACGCGTCTGGCCCCGATTGACGGGGCCGGGCCCGGTGATATTACCTTTATTGCCAATCCCAAGTATCTTCCCTTTGTAAGCAAGACTGCCGCATCGGCGATTCTTGTTGATCGTCCTCTGGACCGGGAAGATATTGCTTATTTGGTCTGTAAAAATCCATATTTGGCTTTTGCCAAAGTCCTGACGCATTTGAATGTCCAGCGTCCGGAGCCTCTGGGGGTGCTGCCTGGAGCCCAGGTCGCCCCATCAGCCGTACTGGGAAAGGGGATTACCGTGTATCCCGGCGCCGTTATCGGCGAAGGTGTGCAAATTGGTGACGGATCGATCCTTTATCCCAATGTGGTTGTCTACGATCAGGTTAAAATTGGTTGCGACTGCCAGATCCACGCCGGCAGCGTGGTTCGTGAAGGGTGTGTTGTTGGCGACCGGGTTATCGTTCAGCCTAATGCCGTCATCGGATCAGACGGTTTCGGCTTTGCTCCTGATGGAGAGGTCTACTACAAAATTCCCCAGGTTGGCATTGTTGTTATTGAGGACGATGTTGAAATTGGTGCCGGTTCCTGCATTGATCGCGCCGCGATGGGCGTCACCCGCATTGGCGAGGGTTGTAAACTGGATAACATGGTCCAGGTCGCTCACAATGTGACGGTGGGGCCGCACACGGTGATGGCATCCCAGTCCGGCATTGCCGGTAGCGCAAAAGTGGGACGCCATTGCACGTTTGGTGGTCAATCGGCGATTACAGGTCATATCACGGTGGGCGATAATGTCACTCTCGGCGGCCGTGGTGGTATTGCCGGCAACATAGACGGGAATCAGGTGGTGTCGGGTATCCCGGCCATCCCTCATAAGGAGTGGTTGAAGTCTTCCATGGTGTTCCCGAAGTTGCCGCAGATGAAAAAAGAGATTACCGCCCTGAAACGTCAGCTTGAGGCGTTACAGGCCAAAATTGAGAAAGAATAG
- the lpxB gene encoding lipid-A-disaccharide synthase, whose amino-acid sequence MTISSQCLGSRRALIVTGEASGDLHGANLIKAAHHLDPDLAFCGVGGEKMAAAGCEILVPSSELSVMGLVEVVRHLPRIWRVFQQLKQLLFSPQAPDVVILIDSPDFNLRLAKQAKKAGIPVLYYVSPQVWAWRKGRVKGISAVVDRLAAIFPFEPDCYRGYPIDVRYVGHPLLDEAGVSDDVEAIRQRYQLTGQGPTIGLFPGSRQNELTYSFPTIVETAAKLAQAYPEADFVLPLAPGVTEEQLRPQLETAGVNATFVRDSIYDTAAVCDVVLCVSGTVTLQVALAETPMAILYKAAPVTYAIGKHLVSVEFIGLPNIVAGKSVVREFIQDDAHPQALSDEIRRILDDEAYHQTMKQHLAEVRHRMGEPGCSGRVAEMAIELSCEHAQQGSSHGRA is encoded by the coding sequence ATGACGATATCATCCCAATGCCTCGGATCGCGACGCGCTCTGATTGTCACCGGAGAAGCCTCTGGTGACCTGCATGGTGCCAATTTGATCAAAGCCGCTCACCACCTGGACCCTGACTTGGCATTTTGCGGGGTTGGTGGTGAAAAGATGGCGGCGGCGGGCTGTGAGATCCTCGTCCCCAGCTCTGAACTTTCTGTGATGGGCCTGGTGGAAGTGGTGCGCCATCTGCCACGAATCTGGCGGGTTTTTCAGCAGCTCAAGCAGTTGTTATTCAGTCCGCAGGCTCCTGATGTAGTGATTCTGATCGATTCCCCCGATTTTAATCTGCGTCTGGCCAAGCAGGCCAAAAAAGCCGGCATCCCGGTGCTCTATTATGTCAGCCCACAGGTGTGGGCGTGGCGTAAAGGCCGTGTCAAAGGGATTTCCGCTGTGGTGGACCGTCTGGCCGCCATCTTCCCGTTTGAACCGGACTGTTACCGGGGCTACCCCATTGATGTGCGCTATGTCGGTCATCCTTTGCTGGACGAAGCTGGAGTCAGTGATGATGTTGAGGCGATACGGCAACGCTATCAACTTACTGGTCAGGGACCGACCATCGGTTTGTTTCCGGGCAGTCGTCAGAATGAATTGACCTATTCTTTTCCAACCATTGTCGAAACCGCTGCCAAACTGGCCCAGGCCTATCCTGAAGCGGACTTTGTCCTTCCTCTGGCACCGGGCGTGACTGAAGAGCAACTTCGTCCGCAACTGGAAACTGCCGGTGTCAATGCCACCTTTGTTCGTGATAGCATCTACGACACGGCCGCAGTCTGTGATGTGGTGCTGTGTGTATCGGGAACGGTGACACTGCAGGTGGCTCTGGCGGAAACGCCCATGGCGATTTTGTATAAAGCCGCGCCTGTGACCTATGCGATCGGAAAACATCTGGTGTCGGTCGAGTTTATCGGCCTGCCCAATATCGTTGCCGGTAAATCGGTGGTGCGGGAATTTATTCAGGATGATGCCCACCCGCAGGCCCTGTCTGATGAGATCAGACGGATTCTCGATGATGAAGCGTATCACCAGACAATGAAACAACACCTGGCTGAAGTGCGACATCGCATGGGAGAGCCCGGTTGTTCAGGGCGGGTCGCTGAGATGGCAATTGAATTAAGTTGCGAACATGCGCAACAAGGGAGTTCACATGGCAGGGCATAA
- the lpxA gene encoding acyl-ACP--UDP-N-acetylglucosamine O-acyltransferase: MIHPTAIIEPGAQLGKDVQVGAYSIIREHVVLGDRTVVGPHVVIEGRTTIGCDNEIFQFASIGAIPQDLKFHGEKSTLTIGDRNKIREFTTMHLGTEDGGGKTVIGSDNLFMAYTHVAHDCIVGNHVILANNATLAGHVEVDDYAILGGMSAVHQFTRVGAHVMASGGSMIAQDVPPFVIAQGDRAKTIGLNLIGLKRRGFSSESLSALKKAYKLVFRSGLRQEEALQQIADTVDDCPEVRAFTDFIRTSERGVAR; encoded by the coding sequence ATGATACACCCCACCGCAATTATCGAGCCGGGAGCGCAACTGGGCAAAGATGTTCAGGTTGGTGCCTACTCCATTATTCGTGAGCATGTTGTTCTTGGCGACCGCACCGTTGTTGGTCCCCATGTTGTGATTGAAGGACGCACCACGATTGGCTGCGACAACGAAATTTTTCAATTTGCATCCATTGGTGCCATCCCACAGGATCTTAAATTCCATGGTGAAAAATCGACCCTGACCATTGGTGATCGGAACAAAATCCGTGAATTTACCACGATGCATCTGGGAACAGAAGATGGTGGTGGTAAGACCGTGATCGGTAGCGATAACCTGTTTATGGCTTATACCCATGTCGCTCATGATTGCATTGTCGGCAACCATGTTATTTTGGCGAACAATGCCACACTGGCCGGGCATGTCGAAGTGGATGATTACGCCATTCTCGGTGGTATGTCGGCTGTTCATCAGTTTACCCGGGTTGGAGCTCACGTCATGGCCAGCGGTGGTTCAATGATTGCCCAGGATGTTCCCCCGTTTGTCATTGCTCAGGGTGACCGTGCAAAAACCATTGGTTTGAATCTGATTGGTCTCAAACGGCGCGGCTTTAGCTCTGAATCGCTGTCCGCGTTGAAAAAAGCCTATAAACTGGTGTTCCGTTCCGGATTGCGTCAGGAAGAAGCTCTGCAACAGATTGCCGACACGGTGGATGATTGTCCTGAGGTGCGCGCCTTTACCGATTTTATCCGCACCAGTGAACGGGGCGTGGCTCGTTAG
- the fabZ gene encoding 3-hydroxyacyl-ACP dehydratase FabZ: MLMNATEVMKRLPHRYPFLLVDGIESFTENESIVGIKNVTINEPFFQGHFPGHPIMPGVLIVEAMAQVGGLFASLNDEIGEDKVTYFTGIDKVKFRKPVVPGDVLRMELNLLKCRRGIYQFSGKAYVGETLVTEAELKATFVDREG, translated from the coding sequence ATGTTGATGAATGCAACGGAAGTGATGAAGCGTTTGCCGCATCGTTATCCTTTTCTGCTGGTTGATGGCATCGAATCCTTTACAGAAAATGAGTCGATTGTCGGTATCAAAAACGTCACCATTAACGAACCGTTTTTTCAAGGGCATTTCCCCGGTCATCCGATCATGCCGGGTGTGCTGATTGTTGAAGCCATGGCCCAGGTTGGTGGGCTGTTCGCTAGTCTCAATGACGAGATCGGTGAAGACAAAGTGACCTATTTTACCGGAATCGACAAAGTTAAATTCCGTAAGCCGGTGGTTCCCGGTGATGTGCTGCGTATGGAGCTGAATCTGTTGAAATGTCGTCGCGGCATTTATCAGTTTTCCGGAAAAGCCTATGTCGGCGAAACACTGGTCACTGAAGCGGAACTCAAAGCAACTTTTGTTGATCGGGAAGGCTAA
- the msbA gene encoding lipid A export permease/ATP-binding protein MsbA, whose protein sequence is MAGHNMQVYRRLLNYSRPYVRRIALAMIASLGVAGTDVAIAKLVQPLVDYVLAAQNMTLVNLVPLVVIGLATIKGVSRYIQEYFMKTAGQMVVQDLRNSLYCHSLDLSMRYYSKNSVGSMVSRILNDVNMLQKSAADELVTVVREGLTLIGLVGLLFYNDWRLAIVAFTVLPVAVVPASQIGRRIKKYVRKSLTNMSTLTGILQESFSGIKVVKAFGTETAEKEKFNRENWNFYLRMRKVIRYDSATAPIMEVLASFGAAGVLWYGIQRVMEGAITQGELLSFIAAMGMMYGPMKRLIKTNNVIQKAVGAAERVFEMLDLKPDLTDRDDAIELPRCRGHVVFNKVDFAYEDEPVLRGFSADVPPGKMIAVVGASGAGKSTLIGLLARFYDPVAGQILIDGYDIASVTQSSLKNQIALVDQETFLFHDTLYNNIRYSNVNATDAEVEEAAQLAFADEFIREMPQGYETVIGDRGVRLSGGQRQRICIARAILRDAPILLLDEATSALDTESETVVQKALANLMKERTTFVIAHRLSTIMHADEILVLSEGVLVEQGRHDELLAAGGVYRRLHDMQFEDRR, encoded by the coding sequence ATGGCAGGGCATAATATGCAGGTTTATCGGCGGCTATTGAATTATTCACGGCCGTATGTACGCCGCATTGCATTGGCCATGATCGCTTCCTTAGGCGTTGCTGGAACTGATGTAGCCATTGCCAAATTGGTCCAACCTCTGGTGGATTATGTTCTCGCTGCCCAAAATATGACACTGGTCAATCTGGTTCCGCTGGTGGTCATCGGTTTAGCAACGATCAAGGGCGTGTCGCGATATATTCAGGAATATTTTATGAAAACCGCCGGTCAGATGGTGGTTCAGGATCTGCGCAACAGTTTGTATTGTCACTCTCTTGATCTGTCGATGCGTTATTATTCAAAGAACTCCGTTGGCAGTATGGTTTCAAGAATACTTAACGATGTCAACATGTTGCAAAAATCTGCTGCCGACGAACTGGTGACGGTTGTACGCGAAGGTCTTACGTTGATCGGCTTGGTCGGTCTGTTGTTTTACAATGACTGGCGACTGGCGATTGTGGCGTTTACTGTCCTGCCGGTGGCTGTTGTCCCGGCATCGCAGATCGGCCGGCGCATCAAGAAGTATGTGCGCAAGAGTCTGACCAATATGAGCACTTTGACCGGTATCCTCCAGGAATCGTTCAGTGGTATTAAGGTCGTTAAAGCTTTCGGCACGGAAACGGCGGAAAAAGAGAAATTTAATCGCGAAAATTGGAATTTCTATCTGCGCATGCGCAAAGTGATTCGCTACGATTCGGCGACAGCCCCTATTATGGAGGTGTTGGCATCCTTTGGAGCCGCCGGTGTGCTGTGGTACGGTATTCAACGGGTTATGGAAGGGGCGATCACTCAGGGGGAATTGCTGTCGTTCATTGCCGCTATGGGCATGATGTACGGCCCTATGAAACGGCTGATCAAAACCAACAATGTTATCCAAAAAGCGGTTGGTGCTGCTGAGCGTGTGTTTGAAATGCTTGATCTGAAGCCCGACCTGACTGATCGTGATGATGCAATTGAACTACCGCGCTGTCGTGGCCATGTTGTGTTTAATAAGGTTGATTTTGCCTATGAAGATGAGCCGGTTCTGCGTGGTTTTAGTGCTGATGTACCGCCGGGTAAAATGATTGCCGTGGTCGGAGCCAGTGGTGCTGGCAAGTCGACCTTGATCGGCTTGCTGGCGCGGTTCTATGATCCTGTGGCCGGGCAGATTTTGATCGATGGCTACGATATTGCCTCTGTGACTCAGAGCAGCCTCAAAAACCAGATTGCCTTGGTGGATCAGGAGACATTTTTGTTCCACGATACGCTGTATAATAATATTCGCTACTCTAACGTGAATGCGACCGATGCCGAGGTGGAAGAGGCTGCTCAACTGGCGTTTGCCGACGAGTTTATCCGTGAAATGCCGCAGGGCTATGAAACGGTGATCGGTGATCGCGGTGTGCGTTTGTCCGGTGGGCAGCGCCAGCGCATCTGCATTGCTCGGGCTATTTTGCGTGATGCACCCATTCTGTTGCTGGATGAAGCCACCAGTGCTTTGGATACAGAGAGCGAAACCGTGGTGCAGAAGGCGTTGGCCAACCTGATGAAGGAGCGCACCACCTTTGTTATCGCGCATCGTTTGTCGACCATCATGCATGCCGATGAAATTCTGGTGTTGAGTGAAGGTGTGCTGGTTGAGCAGGGGCGTCATGATGAGTTGCTTGCTGCCGGTGGCGTATATCGTCGCCTGCACGACATGCAGTTTGAGGACCGGCGATGA
- a CDS encoding OmpH family outer membrane protein, whose protein sequence is MKRIVIAVLMCLSLVATASAADVKLGYVDLQKALTMSAAGQAAKAKMDSEIKTIEDDVKKRETDLRALQESLQKQAALLSAEARQEKELDFKQQVKDHQRFVKDKQEEMRGKEMTYTQQILRDLGAQVVTLSQDKGITMMFEKSQLVYAIDAIDYTDALIKAYDAVYKDSHK, encoded by the coding sequence ATGAAGCGTATTGTTATTGCTGTCCTGATGTGTCTGAGTCTGGTTGCCACCGCAAGTGCTGCGGATGTAAAGCTGGGCTACGTTGATCTGCAAAAAGCTCTGACGATGTCAGCGGCGGGCCAGGCAGCCAAAGCCAAAATGGACAGCGAGATCAAGACCATTGAGGATGATGTTAAAAAACGTGAGACTGATCTGCGTGCACTGCAGGAATCTCTGCAAAAACAAGCGGCTTTGCTTAGTGCTGAAGCCCGCCAGGAAAAAGAACTCGATTTCAAACAACAGGTCAAAGACCACCAGCGTTTTGTTAAAGACAAGCAGGAAGAGATGCGCGGCAAAGAGATGACCTACACGCAACAGATCCTGCGTGATCTTGGCGCTCAAGTTGTGACCCTGAGCCAGGACAAAGGGATCACCATGATGTTTGAAAAGAGTCAGTTGGTGTATGCCATTGATGCCATTGATTATACCGATGCGCTGATCAAAGCGTATGATGCCGTCTATAAAGACAGTCATAAGTAA